AGTTGCATTTCCAACTTAAATACTACATTTGCGAATTGCGATTGCGCTTCACACCAAGCAGCAATAGCAGAAGAATCTGATTCTCTCATCACACCATTCGCACTCTCCACTTGTATCACTTcaatcactatcatcaccatcatgcCTATTTAATAACTGCACGATGCGAATTCCGAAGAGGCCTCTCTCATTCCctctctctcatttctctcCTCACCTCTCTCCTTCTCGTTTGTCTTTCCGCCGTTCGTTCTCCTCCCCAATCTGCTCCAAACCTCCTCGATTTCTCGCTCACGCTACTTCTCCAGGTTCGTTTTTCTCTGCTTTCGACTCAACTGAACTGGATTCCTTGTGCTCTAAGCTTATTGAATTCGTTATGCGATGATGCTGTTGTTGCCATGCATTCTTGCACAGTTGCACATGTGCTGTTCGATTTTTTTCCAGTGTTTATTTGTTGTAGAGTGAGTTTACATAGGAGATATGGATTGGTGGAAAATAGACGAATAGTGGATTCTAGGAACTGGATTACTCTTGTTAATCCAGAAATTGAATTTTTAGGTGTTTCTTGGAGACGTGCATTGTGTGCTATGATTCTTTTACAACCAAGCTGTGCCTCGTTTGTTTTTTCAGTCTTCAAAATTTCTTTTGCTATGAATTAATTGGTGAGAGTAATTAAGGTTTTAGGGTTGGTTGCCTCATCAAATGTGTGTTGAATCATGCAATTCGTCTCCCCGTTATTGGTCCGAAAGATTGAACTAGGTTACTTAATGGTTTCAGTTTTCTGCGTGTGTCTGCGGGGTTCACATGGCAGTTTTACTGCTATGAAACCCCTAATTGTTTCTCTTTCGGTCTGAACACTAATTACAGATCAACTCAGTGACATTATCAAGAGTTTGGACACATGTCATATTATCCTGTCTTTTAGGAGATAGTATTTTGGAAGTCATGGAACTCGATCGAATTTTACTGAAAACAGGGAACACGTTAAATCAGTGTGTTCTCAAATATCCGCCATGGTGCCGCCACGGCGGAATCTCATGGCATGTTTTTGGCTCTCTGCCATGGCCGATATCCCGCCATACTCCATCATCCACCATCATTATTTGTCAAATATTGCGGGTTTACTCTTTGGCTCtccgccattaacaacattGGCTTAAATTCAATATTATGCATTTACAGTGATTGGTTGTTATCTTTAACAATGTGATTACCGGTTATTAccattgtataatttttttgtcaTGGATTAAATCTATCAGGAGCTAATCAGTTGCGCGCTCAAATGGATGGAAACCATGGAATTGGGGTTCATGACCCGAGATCAGTGGATTTGCCTGGCAGTCATAGTCGCGAACGGCCACGTGTATGGTCATCATCTCCTGAACATGGGTGTAAAGCTGATATAGGCAAACAGATATTTTGTAACCGGTCATTGAATATGAAGAACATCGTTGCTGTCGGATTTGACATGGATTATACTCTGGCACAATACATGCCCGAAACTTTTGAATCTCTTGCTTATCAAGGCACAATTAAAAAGCTGGTTCATGATTTGGGATACCCTTCTGAGGTTTGTCCAATCAGCCTAATAGCACTTCTTACCGTATTTGGTTACTTTGTCTTTTTTTCATGCAGTATTTATGATTGAAGTGCAGGTgtaatatgtgtgtgtgtgtgtgttttgtagGGTTAGTAACTTCCTCTCGGTTCACTTTGTTaaagaaatttatttatttgtatattCTTTTCGTGTTTACTCAGTAGTTTGGCTAAAAACCTTCATCTGTTCTGCAGTTACTGAATTGGTCCTTTAACCCGAAGTACATGGTTAGGGGTCTGGTTCTCGACAAAAAAAGAGGCAACATCTTGAAGGTGAAGACTGGATAAATGTTTGCTTTCCACCACTTTCATACTGGAAAAACATATATTAGCCCAATTGATGAAAAACCAACTTAACTTTTTCTCTGTTTGATTGTGGGAATGCTGGCTGTATGTATTTAGATGGATCGTCACAAGTATGTGAAAGTCGCCTATCATGGATTTAAAGAGTTGTCAAAAGAAGATAAAGTTGGAACCTATGGAAATACTTTACTACGTGATTCTTTTGATGAGCCAGACTATGCTCTGATTGATACACTCTTTTCACTTGCGGAAGCCTACTTGTTTGCTCAACTGGTAGATTTTAAGGATGGCAATCCTGGAAAGATTCCAGAGGGTGTTGAGTGAGTCTCATTCTTGCTTGCTCATGTACTTTCTTTTTgacaattaatatattttattttcaatagaATGATGGTCATGATATCAAAAGAAATTTGTAACTCTTACATGAACATTAATTGAATCTCCTACTTTTCTCTCGCCTTTTGACTTCTTCCTGTCCCATGGTTTATGTTTTTCCCTCGTCTTACATTTGTGCAATTTGTCTTAAACTAAATAGTACAGTTCCTTTTGATATCAACAAAATAGTGAAACTTAAGCAATCTTTGGTTTTATTCTTTTAAGTGGGAGGCAGTCTTTGTAAGCTTTTGATAGAAATTTAGTACATTATCAGTTAATGATAAATTACCTTTCAAGCAGATTTGGCTTCTTTTTAGGTCTGAAGTCTGAACATACCTAGAATACCATCATAAATGTTGACTTCAGCTGCATCCTATTAGGGCTTTAAATGGTTAAGGTGATTTGCTGCTAATCCTGTGTATACAAAGTACAGAACATTAGTTTTAGCTGTTGCTAGCTTTTTCTCCCCCAAATATTGGAAAACGGTTGTTGGTTGTAAGAGAGAAATGAATAAATATTCTATATATCTGTACAGAAACTGTCAAACAGCCAGTAAATAACTACATATGAGTGTTTCATTATACATGTAATCTTTATGGATTGTCCCTCCAGTTATGCTCGCATGTACAAGGATGTTCGAGCTGCGGTTGATTTGTGCCACCGAGATGGAACATTGAAGCAAATGGTTGTTAAAGATCCTAAAAGGTATGAATACAAAGTCACTACCCTATCAAAGTGAGAAATGGACAAACAATTATTATGCTAGCAATGTGATATCGTACTGCGAGTAATaactgcttttttttttggtcaaaattgtgttcttaaataaaatatcatCTATGAATTGTAGTTGAAAATTTCTAACtttgttatttttctatttaaatttTATCTATCAGGTATATTAATGAAGACCTCTCGATAGTTCCCATGCTTGAAATGCTCAGAGAATCTGGACGTGCCACATTTTTAGTGACAAATAGGTACATGTGAATTTTCTATGTACGCATAGGATTAAAAAAGTTATCATTAAATAGTCAAACCATCTTGCGGTTATTAATTATTGATTGAATTGAACAATCAAATGTGTATGTTTAAAGTTTAAAGACATGTCAACAGtacttttaaaatttcaaacgcATAATGCCAATTGCCAAAAGGGAATTTATTACATGTTGTACGATCCATAACGTTTGAAAATAGCAAGGCAGACTGAGTTGCTTTGTGTTGCAAGATTATAAGATAAGGATTAAAAAATCCTTTAAATTTATTGTGAATTGATTATATAGAAGATATTGCAATGGGTCGGTTGTctcaagaagaaaaaataaaactattttgTTTCCTTCTCTACGGATGTTTTAACTAAGATCTTCATACTTTCACATGTCATATGCAGTTTATGGGACTACACAAACATTGTCATGAATTACCTCTGTGGATACAGTGCGGTAGATGGCAGTAACAATTTTAACTGGCTTCAATACTTTGATGTTGTTATCACTGGCAGGTCATTTTCTTCTCCTGGCATCTTTACCTAGTTATATCTATTTGGCTTCATTATTCTGCATAATTTGAATTTTACCCTATAGTCCTTGGATTCCTATAATGAAATTATGTTACAAGGAATTAAGGGGCTTTCCAGCTGTTTAGTTAGTCCTAGTGTTGTTAAGTGAATTGCATGTGCAATTTGCTTTAGCCAGACTAATACATTCCTTCCTCCCTCTGATGACACATCATTTATATCTCATTTTATAGACCTGATAATTGATAGGAAACGTCCAAGCGGTGTGTTTTTAATCTGGAAAATTAacttttagggtttctgaccgcATGCAATAATATTATAGTAATTTATAGATTCCATCTAACCTGTTTAAGTGCACTATCCAACAGTGCAAAGCCAGGATTTTTTCACGAGGAAAATCGTGCCAACCTATTTGAGGTTGTTCCTGAGACTGGAATGCTACTCAATACAGATAATGGCTCTCCTATGGCTCAGGTTAGCTCAATAGAACACATCCTTTTATTCTTTACTTTATACATCAAGTTTTgttgttttcattttattttatttttgaaaggtGGGTAACATCTCAGCGAGGTCATTCGTAGAAGCCAAGAATCATGCTTGTCAAGTTTTCCAGGTAtacttttataaattttaatttgaattttggaAAATGATTTGAATTTAAGGTTGTTTTAGTGCTAAGTCTGTTTTAGATATATGTTTGATAGCTCAGTGTTGCAGTATATATGTATTGATTATGAGCATCTGTTGCAGGGAGGCAGTGTTGGTCATCTGCATAAACTGCTATCCATCGAATCGAGTTCACAGgtaatatttttctcttatgACTTTATACACATTGATAACAAAAACAAATGGTGGTAAGTTGCATCATGGTGTTTCTGGTTTGAAGAGCTGATTATTTTAAGGTAGTTGTTGCTTTAGGAATTCAAGTACTTGAGGGTCGTTGCTATTATGAAGCTTCGTGTAAAAATATGAGTGCTTTATGTGTAGGTTCTGTATGTTGGAGATCACATTTATGGAGATATACTACGCAGCAAAAAGGTTCTTGGTAAATCATCTTAATCCTTCTAACGATTCtatcaaaatatatttttcattctAATTCTCCCTACCAGTAAATTTTGCTGATACCTGTGGAATTAATTAGTCCAGTTGATGCTTGTGTATGCATAGAAACCCCGAACCCAAAATATTAACTCGTTTCGAAGTTTATATATTTGTGGGTTCTCCTTTTAGTAACTTAAAACTGTTGTTTTGCAATGTGCTGAACGAGCAGGATGGAGAACAATGCTTGTAATCCCAGAGCTTGAGAAGGAGGTTGAACTCCTCTGGGAAACCAGGGATACCCGTAAGGTGCTTGTTAATTTTATTAACTATAATtagtattattttttatggcAAGGCTTGGCtttataaaacataaaaaaaaatgacagtTTCAAGTCATGCATAAAATAGTTTATGTGGG
This is a stretch of genomic DNA from Lotus japonicus ecotype B-129 chromosome 1, LjGifu_v1.2. It encodes these proteins:
- the LOC130727731 gene encoding uncharacterized protein LOC130727731 isoform X2, encoding MRIPKRPLSFPLSHFSPHLSPSRLSFRRSFSSPICSKPPRFLAHATSPGANQLRAQMDGNHGIGVHDPRSVDLPGSHSRERPRVWSSSPEHGCKADIGKQIFCNRSLNMKNIVAVGFDMDYTLAQYMPETFESLAYQGTIKKLVHDLGYPSELLNWSFNPKYMVRGLVLDKKRGNILKMDRHKYVKVAYHGFKELSKEDKVGTYGNTLLRDSFDEPDYALIDTLFSLAEAYLFAQLVDFKDGNPGKIPEGVDYARMYKDVRAAVDLCHRDGTLKQMVVKDPKRYINEDLSIVPMLEMLRESGRATFLVTNSLWDYTNIVMNYLCGYSAVDGSNNFNWLQYFDVVITGSAKPGFFHEENRANLFEVVPETGMLLNTDNGSPMAQVGNISARSFVEAKNHACQVFQGGSVGHLHKLLSIESSSQVLYVGDHIYGDILRSKKVLGWRTMLVIPELEKEVELLWETRDTRKELQFLRSERDRIEDEIHHMKWSLKFKNPDADAKQKLSSELDKLELERERVRLSHQDAQRKLHQKFHEPWGQLMKTGYQNSRFAHQVERFACLYTSQVSNLALYSPDKYYRPSEDFMQHEFGILAFEPEKMEV
- the LOC130727731 gene encoding uncharacterized protein LOC130727731 isoform X1 encodes the protein MRIPKRPLSFPLSHFSPHLSPSRLSFRRSFSSPICSKPPRFLAHATSPGANQLRAQMDGNHGIGVHDPRSVDLPGSHSRERPRVWSSSPEHGCKADIGKQIFCNRSLNMKNIVAVGFDMDYTLAQYMPETFESLAYQGTIKKLVHDLGYPSELLNWSFNPKYMVRGLVLDKKRGNILKMDRHKYVKVAYHGFKELSKEDKVGTYGNTLLRDSFDEPDYALIDTLFSLAEAYLFAQLVDFKDGNPGKIPEGVDYARMYKDVRAAVDLCHRDGTLKQMVVKDPKRYINEDLSIVPMLEMLRESGRATFLVTNSLWDYTNIVMNYLCGYSAVDGSNNFNWLQYFDVVITGSAKPGFFHEENRANLFEVVPETGMLLNTDNGSPMAQVGNISARSFVEAKNHACQVFQGGSVGHLHKLLSIESSSQVLYVGDHIYGDILRSKKVLGWRTMLVIPELEKEVELLWETRDTRKELQFLRSERDRIEDEIHHMKWSLNVPFFRFKNPDADAKQKLSSELDKLELERERVRLSHQDAQRKLHQKFHEPWGQLMKTGYQNSRFAHQVERFACLYTSQVSNLALYSPDKYYRPSEDFMQHEFGILAFEPEKMEV